The Christiangramia salexigens genome includes the window TATGAGGATATCGTAAGGGATCAAAATATTGAACCTGAAAAGGCTTTAAAACTTAAAAGACTTATCGATGCTTCCAATCAGGACAGAACAGATTCGGTAGAATTTATAGACAGCTATTTTCTGAATAAGTTCAAGGAAGTTACTCCAAAGGAGGATGCAACCATAAACTCAGAAAGTCCTGCATGGGCGATAGACAGATTATCTATTCTTGCATTGAAGATCTATCACATGAACGAAGAGGCGACGCGTGAGGACGCTTCACAGGAGCATCAAATGAAGTGTAAAGCGAAGCTAGATGTACTGCTGGAACAACGCGTAGACCTTTCAGCGGCTATAGATCAGTTATTGGAAGATATTGCCAAGGGGGATAAGTACATGAAGGTTTATAAGCAAATGAAAATGTATAATGACGATGAACTAAATCCGGTTCTTCGAAATAACAAATAACATGGCTACAGGCGGCTCTATATATTCTCAGGTTCAACATAAGGATAAAGGGCCGCACATTCTGGTAATACGCCTTTCAGCGATGGGCGACGTGGCCATGGTGGTGCCGGTTCTGAGTGTACTCGTGCATACCTATCCTAATCTACAGGTCACAGTTCTTACCAAAGCATTTTTTCGCCCGCTTTTCAGCTTTTTGCCGAATGTTGTAGTATATGAAGCCGATGTTAAAGGAGTACATAGCGGCGTGCTTGGATTAGGTACCCTGGCAAGGGAACTAAGAGATGAAGAAGTAGATGTGGTGGCAGACCTCCATGATGTACTTCGAAGCAATGTTTTGAAGTCGATATTTTATTTCTACGGAATCCCTTTTAAACAGATCAATAAAGGCCGCGCTGAGAAAAAAGCACTTACAAGGGAGAATAATAAGGAATTCAGACAACTTAAATCCACGCATGAGCGTTATGCTGAGGTTTTTAAGGAATTAGGTTTTCCAATAGACCTTGCTGAATATCAACCTCCAATTAAGAGAAAATTGCTTCCCAGAGTTCATGATATCGTAGGTAAGAACTCTAGAAAATGGCTGGGAATTGCACCTTTTGCTCAACATAAGGGAAAGACCTATCCAAAGGACCTTATGGAGAAGGTGGTTGAAGCTTTATCTGAGAATGGTAAAATTAAGATCATTCTTTTTGGCGGCGGAAAATCTGAAAAAAAGCAACTTAAAAAATGGGAGGATAAATACGAAAATTGCCTGAGTGTAGTTGGTAAGCTTAGTTTTGCTGAAGAATTAAGCCTTATTTCCAATCTGGATGCTATGCTTTCCATGGATAGTGGAAACGCACACCTGGCAGCTATTTATGGAATCCCGGTAATAAGTTTGTGGGGCTTAACCCACCCATATACAGGATTTAAGGCTTTCAATCAGCCCATGGAGAATTGTATCTTGTCTGATATTGACCGTTATCCTATGATCCCGACTTCAGTTTATGGTAAAAAAATACCGGAGGGCTACGAAGATGTGATGCGCAGCATTCCTCCGGATACTGTTATAAAAAAGATTTTAGAAGTCCTTTAAAAACTAAACATCATCAAAATCCACCTTTAGAGTAGGGGTGGTAGGATGAGCCTGACAGGTTAAAATAAAACCTTCTTCTATCTCGTCATCAGTTAGGATCTGATTCTTGCTCATTTCGGCTTTCCCTTCGGTAATTCGTGCCATACAACTGCTGCAAATTCCTCCCTGACATGAATAAGGCACATCGATATCGTTTTCCAGAGCTATATCCAGAACAACTGCAGATCTGTCCATGGAAAAAGAATATTCTTCATCGTCTACAGTAATGGTTACTGCGGTATTTCCATCAGTATCTCCCTGAATTTCCTTTTCTTCTGATGTAGAGGTGAACAGCTCAAACAGGATCTGATCATCTTTAACTCCATTATCCTTTAGTACACCAGAAACGTGATTTATCATCGCCTCGGGTCCACATAGGTAGAATTTATCAAATGGATGTTCTCTAAATTTATTCTTTACAATATAATTCACGGTGCTGGTCTCTATACGACCAAAATGTGCATTCTCTTCACGGGTTCTGCTATAAACGAATTCCACGAATAATCTGTGTGGAAATTCAGATTGCAATTCCAGGAGTTCCTTAAAGAAAATTGTGTCATCCACAGATTTGTTCCCGTAGGTAAGCACGAATTTACTGTGAGTTTCTTCCTTAAGAACCGTTTTGATAATGGAAAGAATAGGGGTTATTCCACTACCGGCAGCAAAAGCCGCGTAATTTTTCACCTCTTCAGAAGGTTCTAATATGAATTTTCCTTCTGGTGGATGAACCTCAAGCACATCTCCGGCTGTCAGTTTGTTATTGGCAATTACCGAAAACCTTCCGCCTTCTACCTCCTTAACCGTTACCTTGAAATCTTCAGATCCTGGTGCCGAACAAAGTGAATAGGCACGACGTATTTCTTCGCCTTTGGCTTCTGTTTTTATAGTTATATATTGTCCTGCGGAAAAACTAAATTCATCCTTTAGTTCCTCTGGTATATCAAAAGATAAACTAACCGCCTGTGCTGTTTCACGGATTATTTCCTTTATTTTTAGCGGATAAAACTTACTCATTTCTTTTTATTTGTGCGCAAAAATACAAAGTCTGGTGGTTTTTAAAATGTAACAAAAGTTTAAATTTCTTTACCAATTGCAATAAACCTTAAATTCATGTTTAAGCGGTTCGCCTGGCTGGAGTGGAAAGCCTTTTTTAGATCAGCAAGTTTTGGAAAGAGTTTGGGCCTGAAAATTTTAATGATTTTCCTCGCTCTATACTTCTCACTAATGTTTCTTTTCTTCGGAATTGCGCTTTATCCATTTATTGAAAAGTTCTTTCCCGATTCCGATCCATTAAAAGTGGTAAACGGTTTTGCATTGGTCTATTTTTCCTTTGAACTCATTTTTCGGTTTCTTTTGCAAAGCCTGCCTGTAATGGATATAAAACCTTTAATGATCCTGCCTATTAATAAAAGCAAGGTGGTGAATTTTGTGCTTTTAAAATCCCTGTATTCCTATTATAATCTTTTGCCTTTGTTGCTTATCATTCCATTTGGGATCTTTTGTGTTGTACAGGGTGAATATGCTACATCGAATATTATGGGGTGGCTGGTTGGGATCGCTGCGATAAGCCTTTCAGTGAATTATTTGAATTTTATCATTAAGAAAAGGTTCACCGATAATCTTAAGGCCCTAATTCCATTTGTGATCATAAGTTCGGCACTTGCTATCCTGGATTATCTTCAAATTTTTGAAATAACTAAATATTTTGGTCAACTTTTAAATTATTTAGTGATTCAGCCATATCTCGCTATTATTCCGGTGATCCTGCTGGTCGCCTTATATAAATGGAACCAGCAAAACCTTCAGAGCAAGTTTTACCTGGATGCCCATATCAAAGGAAAAGCTGAGCGTGCAAATACCCGCGATTTTGTGTGGACTAAGAAGTTTGGAAGTATTGCTCCTTTTCTTCAACAAGACCTGAAAATGATTTGGCGTAATAAAAGGCCAAAGACTATCATTTATTTATCCTTTATCTTTCTGGCTTACGGTCTTATTTTCTATCCGAATGAAACCTATCAGGACATGCCGGCATTTTTTGTGTTCGTCGGGATATTCATCACTGGTATTTTCATGATTAATTTCGGGCAATTCGTGCCATCCTGGGATGCTTCCTATTACCCGATGATCATGGCGCAAAATATTCCAATGAAGCAAT containing:
- a CDS encoding DUF4254 domain-containing protein; translated protein: MFSDKANTIFQEVIKKYHEKDDVDQEFTNPYDADKDLIEHLLYRKCWIDTVQWHYEDIVRDQNIEPEKALKLKRLIDASNQDRTDSVEFIDSYFLNKFKEVTPKEDATINSESPAWAIDRLSILALKIYHMNEEATREDASQEHQMKCKAKLDVLLEQRVDLSAAIDQLLEDIAKGDKYMKVYKQMKMYNDDELNPVLRNNK
- a CDS encoding glycosyltransferase family 9 protein: MATGGSIYSQVQHKDKGPHILVIRLSAMGDVAMVVPVLSVLVHTYPNLQVTVLTKAFFRPLFSFLPNVVVYEADVKGVHSGVLGLGTLARELRDEEVDVVADLHDVLRSNVLKSIFYFYGIPFKQINKGRAEKKALTRENNKEFRQLKSTHERYAEVFKELGFPIDLAEYQPPIKRKLLPRVHDIVGKNSRKWLGIAPFAQHKGKTYPKDLMEKVVEALSENGKIKIILFGGGKSEKKQLKKWEDKYENCLSVVGKLSFAEELSLISNLDAMLSMDSGNAHLAAIYGIPVISLWGLTHPYTGFKAFNQPMENCILSDIDRYPMIPTSVYGKKIPEGYEDVMRSIPPDTVIKKILEVL
- a CDS encoding ferredoxin--NADP reductase is translated as MSKFYPLKIKEIIRETAQAVSLSFDIPEELKDEFSFSAGQYITIKTEAKGEEIRRAYSLCSAPGSEDFKVTVKEVEGGRFSVIANNKLTAGDVLEVHPPEGKFILEPSEEVKNYAAFAAGSGITPILSIIKTVLKEETHSKFVLTYGNKSVDDTIFFKELLELQSEFPHRLFVEFVYSRTREENAHFGRIETSTVNYIVKNKFREHPFDKFYLCGPEAMINHVSGVLKDNGVKDDQILFELFTSTSEEKEIQGDTDGNTAVTITVDDEEYSFSMDRSAVVLDIALENDIDVPYSCQGGICSSCMARITEGKAEMSKNQILTDDEIEEGFILTCQAHPTTPTLKVDFDDV
- a CDS encoding DUF5687 family protein, producing the protein MFKRFAWLEWKAFFRSASFGKSLGLKILMIFLALYFSLMFLFFGIALYPFIEKFFPDSDPLKVVNGFALVYFSFELIFRFLLQSLPVMDIKPLMILPINKSKVVNFVLLKSLYSYYNLLPLLLIIPFGIFCVVQGEYATSNIMGWLVGIAAISLSVNYLNFIIKKRFTDNLKALIPFVIISSALAILDYLQIFEITKYFGQLLNYLVIQPYLAIIPVILLVALYKWNQQNLQSKFYLDAHIKGKAERANTRDFVWTKKFGSIAPFLQQDLKMIWRNKRPKTIIYLSFIFLAYGLIFYPNETYQDMPAFFVFVGIFITGIFMINFGQFVPSWDASYYPMIMAQNIPMKQYLASKMGLITFSIVVLTILSTPYVYFGWNILLLNMACALYNIGVNTPLLIYSGSFNKKRIDLDKSPFMNYQGTGASQWIIGLPLLILPVFFFWIINKFINYEVAVGFLAGIGIIGLILRSSLLNFLVTRYRLRKYAMIQGFKQKGE